Within the Pseudomonas orientalis genome, the region GGGCTGCCAGGCCAATGGACTGTTATCCACAGCATTGGCGGATACCCAGGCCTCACGGCTGTGGATAACCAGTTTGGCACGACGCCATTCCAGGCTTGTCAGCCACTGCTTCAAGCGCTGCGGATCGAATTGCTGGCTTGGGTGCCAGCGCCAGCCAATGCTCCAGCCGTCCTCTTGGGCCTGACTGAGGCAGATCGGCAGCGCGGCGTCGCTCCAGACCGCCTCCATGTGCGCCAAGCCTTTGGGCACCACGAAGTTATCCACAGCCCCGCCCGCCTGTGCCTTCAAACCAGGCAGTTGCTCGATGGGCAACCGTGCCTGACGCGTCCAATAAATCGCGTTGCCGGGTAATTGCTGCGCTATGGCCTGACGCTGCCGCGCATCCAGCGTCTCATCCTTGTTCAACACCAGCAAGCCGGCACTGGCCAGCGCCTCCTGCTGCGCCGGCGGCAAGGGTTTGCCCGCTGCCAGGGCTTGGGCGTCCAGCACCAGTACGCAGGGCTGAACCGACAGCACCTCCTGCCATGGCGCCTGGCCCAGTTGTTTGAGTAACTGCGCCGGATGGCCCAGGCCCGAAGGCTCGATAAACAGCCGATCCGGCCTGGCCTTGCGCAACAACCGACCCAGGCCTACCTGGAACGGCGCACCATTCACGCAACACAGGCAGCCACCCGCCACCTCGCCCAGGGCAATGCCATCCTCCTCTTGCGTGAGCAAGGCCGCGTCCAGGCCGATCTGCCCGAACTCGTTGATCAACACCGCCCAGCGCTCGTTGGCCGGACGCTGGGCAAGCAGGTGTTTGATCAGGCTGGTCTTGCCGGCGCCCAAGGGCCCGGCAATCACGTGGGTGGGAATGTTCTGCAGCATGGGTGGCATCATTCAGACCGTGTAGAGCGTTTGATCCTACGCGTTTATGCGAGCCAATCCAGCGTGAGAATCAAGCGACGCTCATTCGCCTTCAGGGCGGGCGAGCGGTGAATCAGGCCATGATTTTCGTTGCCGTGCCATTTTGTCCCCTTGAGCAGTGCCACTTCACCGCAGTGAATCTGCTCGATGCGCTCGGCGGGTTCAGCGTCAGGTTGGCTCAAGCGGCGGCGATCCATGACGCCTTCGCGCAGCCACTGGCTGCCAATGCCCGCGTAGGTAGTGATCAGCCGCACAGGCACATGGTCGACATGGAAACGCGGGCACATCGCCTTGTCCAACAAGCGCAAACGCACGCCGATGCGCCTGGCGCCAAGCAGGCAGGCGAATGCGCTGACCAGCCAGGAGACATCGGCGATAAAGCCGTCATAGCCTTCAAGATCACGGCAACCGGACGCCAGGCCCTGCAAGTTCGGCGCGGTGTCTTCGTCGCTCAACTCGATGACCAATGCTTCGGCCAACGGCTCATCGAGCGACACCAACAACGCACCGAACTCGGCGATATGCAGCGGCAATTGGCGCTGCCACAGCGCCAGGTTCACGCCGTCTTCGAGGATATCGGAGAGCGCCAGCGGGGTTTCCCCGCAGGTCTGGCGGATCACGGGGCGCAGGGGAATAACCGGGGCCAGCATCAGGCGGCTGCCTCCTCATACCAGGGGCCAAAGGGATCGACCCACTGACGCCAGCCTTCGACGCCCAGGGCCATTTCTTCGTCAGTGAGCAGGCACTGGTCAAGTTCGGCGCGCATCTGGGCGAAATCAATGTTCTGCCCGATGAACACCAGTTCCTGACGGCAATCGCCAGTGCTCGGCTGCCAGTTGCCCATGATTGCCGCGACACTTTCTTCGTCTTGCGGCCACTGGCTTTTCGGCACGAAGCGCCACCAGCGGCCGGCAAAGCCATGGCGCATCAAACCACCGGCCTGGGACCAACTGCCTGCGTCCTGGTGTTTGCTGGCCAGCCAGAAAAAACCCTTGGAACGCAACAGCTTGCCGTTCACCCAGGGGCGGTCGATGAAGTCGAAAAACCGCTGCGGGTGGAAGGGGCGGCGCGCGCGATAAGCGGTGGAAGCGATGCCGTACTCTTCGGTTTCCGGCACGTGCTCGCCGCGCAACTCCTGCAACCAGCCCGGGGCCTGGGCGGCCCGCTCGAAATCAAAGCGTCCGGTGTTGAGGATGGTGTGCAGCGGCACCTGCCCCATCACCATCGGGATGATGTGTGCCTGGGCATTGAGCCGTTCGAGGATCGCCATCAGCTCTTGGCGCTCGTGGCTGCCGATCAGGTCGATCTTGCTGATCAGTATCACGTCGGCGAACTCGATCTGTTCGATCAACAGGTCGGTGATCGAGCGCTCATCCTCTTCCCCCAGGGTTTCCCCGCGTGAGGCCAGGCTTTCCGCGGCTTGATAGTCGAGCAGGAAATTCATGCCGTCGACCACGGTGACCATGGTGTCCAGGCGCGCGATATCCGCCAGGCTTTGCCCGTTTTCATCGCGAAAGGTGAAGGTTTCGGCAACAGGCATCGGTTCGGAAATGCCGGTGGATTCGATCAGCAGGTAATCGAACCGGCCTTCCCTGGCGAGCTTGCCGACTTCTTCGAGCAAGTCTTCGCGCAACGTGCAGCAGATGCAGCCGTTGCTCATCTCCACCAGCTTTTCTTCGGCGCGATTAAGGGTGACGTCACGCTGGACCTCGCTGCCGTCGAGGTTGATTTCGCTCATGTCGTTGACGATCACCGCCACGCGCAGGTGTTCGCGGTTGCGCAGTACGTGGTTGAGCAGGGTGCTTTTACCGGCGCCGAGAAAGCCGGACAACACGGTAACGGGTAGACGATTGGGCATCAGGTCGCTCTCATCAGGCTGCCCGGTCAAGCCAGGCTTTGTTTTATGTTATATTATAACAATACAAACAAGCCAACCCTCCTTGCTCTGCGTGACGAAGGGCGCGAAGCTTGATCACCTCCCAACCCCAGAGAAACCCGATGAAACGCCTGTGGTACATCCTGCTATTGGCAGCGGCGGGGCCTGCCTGTGCTCAATCCCCAAGCCTCTCGGCCCACTGCACGCGCAGCGCCAACCTGCTGGCCTGCGTAGACCCGCTGGGCAATGCCTACAGCGTGGCGACCGTCGGCAGCACCACGTATTTGCGCGGTTTCGAAGTGATCGGCAAACGCTACTGGGCACAAACCAACAGCCGCTACGGGCAGCTGACGTTCTTCACCGGGTTGGCATCGGACGGTGAGGCATGGGTCGGCTACACGCGGCGCGTGGGCTGGACCACGCTCAACCGCTTCTCCAGTTCCGGCGGAGCCGGCGCCACATTCACCTGCAGCCGCATCACCGGCTGCTAGACCTGGCCTTTCTTCTGTTCCTGCGCCCACGCCATGTAGCTGTTCATCGGTGGGTTTTTCTCGAAGTATTTTTTCAGACCGTCGAACAGGCCATCGGCAACCGCCTTTTGATGGCGCGCCGTTACCAGCCGCTGGGCGTCCTG harbors:
- a CDS encoding CobW family GTP-binding protein, whose translation is MLQNIPTHVIAGPLGAGKTSLIKHLLAQRPANERWAVLINEFGQIGLDAALLTQEEDGIALGEVAGGCLCCVNGAPFQVGLGRLLRKARPDRLFIEPSGLGHPAQLLKQLGQAPWQEVLSVQPCVLVLDAQALAAGKPLPPAQQEALASAGLLVLNKDETLDARQRQAIAQQLPGNAIYWTRQARLPIEQLPGLKAQAGGAVDNFVVPKGLAHMEAVWSDAALPICLSQAQEDGWSIGWRWHPSQQFDPQRLKQWLTSLEWRRAKLVIHSREAWVSANAVDNSPLAWQPSEWRRDSRIELIFGAPQDVAALQAALVACRY
- a CDS encoding DUF1826 domain-containing protein yields the protein MLAPVIPLRPVIRQTCGETPLALSDILEDGVNLALWQRQLPLHIAEFGALLVSLDEPLAEALVIELSDEDTAPNLQGLASGCRDLEGYDGFIADVSWLVSAFACLLGARRIGVRLRLLDKAMCPRFHVDHVPVRLITTYAGIGSQWLREGVMDRRRLSQPDAEPAERIEQIHCGEVALLKGTKWHGNENHGLIHRSPALKANERRLILTLDWLA
- the zigA gene encoding zinc metallochaperone GTPase ZigA, which translates into the protein MPNRLPVTVLSGFLGAGKSTLLNHVLRNREHLRVAVIVNDMSEINLDGSEVQRDVTLNRAEEKLVEMSNGCICCTLREDLLEEVGKLAREGRFDYLLIESTGISEPMPVAETFTFRDENGQSLADIARLDTMVTVVDGMNFLLDYQAAESLASRGETLGEEDERSITDLLIEQIEFADVILISKIDLIGSHERQELMAILERLNAQAHIIPMVMGQVPLHTILNTGRFDFERAAQAPGWLQELRGEHVPETEEYGIASTAYRARRPFHPQRFFDFIDRPWVNGKLLRSKGFFWLASKHQDAGSWSQAGGLMRHGFAGRWWRFVPKSQWPQDEESVAAIMGNWQPSTGDCRQELVFIGQNIDFAQMRAELDQCLLTDEEMALGVEGWRQWVDPFGPWYEEAAA
- a CDS encoding glutamine synthetase, coding for MKRLWYILLLAAAGPACAQSPSLSAHCTRSANLLACVDPLGNAYSVATVGSTTYLRGFEVIGKRYWAQTNSRYGQLTFFTGLASDGEAWVGYTRRVGWTTLNRFSSSGGAGATFTCSRITGC